Genomic window (Bacillus vallismortis):
TTGGTGACGCGGTTTATCATTAAAACGGACAACTTTATCTTCAATGGACGGGCAGTATCTAGGACCCGTCCCTTTGATCATACCGGAATACATCGGTGAACGGTGCAGGTTGCCGTCAATAATCTCATGTGTCTCAGGGCTTGTATATGTCAGCCAGCAAGGAAGCTGATCTGTAATATATTCCACTGTTTCATATGAGAAAGCGCGAGGCACATCGTCACCAGGCTGAATTTCCGTTTTGCTGTAATCAATCGTATCGCTTTTGACGCGAGGCGGCGTACCTGTTTTAAAACGAACAAGGTCAAAGCCCAGTTCCTCCAAATGCTCAGAAAGCTTGATAGAAGGCTGCTGGTTATTCGGACCGCTTGAGTAAGACAGATCTCCAAGAATGATTCGTCCTCTTAAATATGTCCCTGTCGTCATGACAACTGCTTTCGCACGATAATGCGCGCCTGTTTGTGTAATGACACCGCGGCATTCGCCGTCTTCAACGATCAGCCGCTCCACAATTCCTTGCAGCATTGTTAAGTTTGGTTCTTTTTCAAGTGTATTTTTCATTTCGTGCTGATATTGGAATTTGTCTGCTTGTGCACGCAATGCGCGGACGGCAGGACCTTTTCCAGTATTCAGCATTCTCATTTGAATATGCGTTTTATCGATGTTTTTGCCCATTTCTCCGCCGAGCGCGTCAATTTCGCGGACGACAATCCCTTTTGCGGGGCCGCCGACAGACGGATTACATGGCATAAATGCAACCATATCTAGGTTGATGGTCAAGACAAGTGTTTTGGCGCCTTGGCGTGCTGATGCGAGGGCAGCCTCAACACCGGCATGCCCGGCGCCAATCACAATCACATCGTATTGGCCTGCTTCATACCCCATGATTCGGTTCCTCCTTTTATTATTTTCCTAAACAGAATTGTGAAAAGAGCTGATCAATCAAGCTTTCGTGGACAGCATCTCCGATGATTTCGCCCAACAGCTCCCAGCATCTTGTAAGGTCAATTTGCACCATGTCGATCGGGACATCCTGTTCGATGCCGCTAAGCGCATCTTCAATGGCACTTTTTGCTTGCTGTAAAATAGAGATATGGCGTGTATTGCTGACATACGTCAGATCTCCGCTTTCAATGGCACCCGTGTAGAAAAGCGATTGAATCGCTTCTTCTAAATCATTGATGCCTTCCTCTTTTAATAGGGATGTCGTAACAACAGGACGTCCTTTGGCAAGCTCACGGACACGCTCAATGTCAATCTTAGCCTCAAGGTCAGTCTTATTCATAATCACGATAACGTCCATGCCCTCAACCGCTTCAAAAAGCTTTACGTCTTCTTCAGAAAGCTCTTCACTATAATTAAGCACAAGTAAAATCAGGTCCGCTTCCTTTAGAACCTGGCGAGAACGTTCAACACCGATTCGTTCAACAATATCCTCTGTTTCACGAATACCTGCAGTATCAACCAGACGAAGCGGAACGCCCCTTACATTAACGTATTCCTCTATCACATCCCGAGTCGTTCCGGGAATATCGGTTACAATGGCTTTCGCCTCATGAACGAGGCTGTTCAGAAGAGATGATTTCCCTACATTCGGCCGTCCGATAATGACAGTAGAAAGACCTTCACGCAAGATTTTTCCCTGCTCAGAAGTCCTCAGCAGCGCCTCAATTTCTTTTTTCACGGCGGTTGCCTTTTCAACCAAAAGCTGATGTGTCATTTCCTCAACATCATCATACTCCGGATAATCGATATTCACCTCAACATGAGCCAGTGTTTCTAAAATCTCACTGCGCAAACGGCGCACCAAAGCAGAAAGACGCCCTTCCATTTGATTCATAGCGACATTCATTGCCCGATCCGTTTTTGCTCTGATTAAGTCCATAACCGCTTCAGCCTGTGAAAGATCGATTCGGCCGTTTAAAAACGCGCGTTTCGTAAATTCACCCGGCTCTGCCAGTCTCGCTCCCTCTCTCAATGCGAGCTGAAGCACTTGGTTTACAGTCACAATTCCCCCGTGACAGTTAATTTCGATGACGTCTTCACGTGTAAAAGTTCTCGGCGCTTTTAACACTGATACCATTACTTCCTCAACGACACGATCCGAAGGTCTGTCTACGATATGACCATAATGAATCGTATGTGATTCAACCGAGCTGAGTGTTTTCTCCTTCGGCCCTTTATACATTTTATCAGCGATTTGAATTGCTTCTGGTCCGCTCAACCGTACAATCGCAATCGCGCCTTCTCCCATCGGAGTGGAAATTGCCGCAATTGTATCCATGCTGTTCACCTCTCTTTACTTATACTTTCATCTATATAAAAAAATTTTATTATGCCAAAACTAAAAGATAACATAGTTTGGTTCGAAGTGGAAGATGTGTTATCCACAGAATTAGGGATTCACCCTCTATTACTTTAACTTATCCACATGTGAATAACAATTAATTTTATTTCCTGAACTTCCTTTTTATCAACAGGATACACCTAAAAAGAAAAAACTTAAACGGCAAAAGCTTGATATTACTAGGAAAAATAGCTTTTTACCATACAAAAAAAACCGAAATCCGCTTTTTACCGGACTTCGGTTTTATGCTATTTTTTATGGGAAATAACGAGATGGCGATTTTCGCCTTCACCCATTGAATACGTTTTGATCTGGTGATTTGCATATCCAGAAAGAGTATCATGGATGACTTTTCTTTCACTGGACGGCATAGGTTCAAGATGAACTGCTTTTTTCGTTTTCAACACCTGATCTGCAAGCCTGGTGGCCAGCTGACTCAGAGTTTCTTTTCTTTTCAAGCGATAGTTTTCAGCATCCACCGTCACATGTTTAAATGGGCCTGAATAACGATTAATAACAAGCTGTGTCAAAGTTTCAAGGGCATTTAAGGTTTGTCCTCTTTT
Coding sequences:
- the mnmE gene encoding tRNA uridine-5-carboxymethylaminomethyl(34) synthesis GTPase MnmE, encoding MDTIAAISTPMGEGAIAIVRLSGPEAIQIADKMYKGPKEKTLSSVESHTIHYGHIVDRPSDRVVEEVMVSVLKAPRTFTREDVIEINCHGGIVTVNQVLQLALREGARLAEPGEFTKRAFLNGRIDLSQAEAVMDLIRAKTDRAMNVAMNQMEGRLSALVRRLRSEILETLAHVEVNIDYPEYDDVEEMTHQLLVEKATAVKKEIEALLRTSEQGKILREGLSTVIIGRPNVGKSSLLNSLVHEAKAIVTDIPGTTRDVIEEYVNVRGVPLRLVDTAGIRETEDIVERIGVERSRQVLKEADLILLVLNYSEELSEEDVKLFEAVEGMDVIVIMNKTDLEAKIDIERVRELAKGRPVVTTSLLKEEGINDLEEAIQSLFYTGAIESGDLTYVSNTRHISILQQAKSAIEDALSGIEQDVPIDMVQIDLTRCWELLGEIIGDAVHESLIDQLFSQFCLGK
- the jag gene encoding RNA-binding cell elongation regulator Jag/EloR encodes the protein MRNVTAAGRNVDEAVQSGLQELELTMDKVEMTVIDEGNKGFLGIFGKKPAVVKLVEKIDPIQQAKSYLKTIAEAIAGKSDVTVQENKKTVSFHITGEKAALLIGKRGQTLNALETLTQLVINRYSGPFKHVTVDAENYRLKRKETLSQLATRLADQVLKTKKAVHLEPMPSSERKVIHDTLSGYANHQIKTYSMGEGENRHLVISHKK